One Neodiprion pinetum isolate iyNeoPine1 chromosome 1, iyNeoPine1.2, whole genome shotgun sequence genomic window carries:
- the Rpt1 gene encoding 26S proteasome regulatory subunit 7 gives MPDHLGDDMRKVKPEKEKEEKEIKSLDEGDIALLKTYGQGQYTKSIKVVEEDIQTIIKRVNELTGIKESDTGLAPPALWDLAADKQTLQNEQPLQVARCTKIINADSDDPKYIINVKQFAKFVVDLADSVAPTDIEEGMRVGVDRNKYQIHIPLPPKIDPTVTMMQVEEKPDVTYSDVGGCKEQIEKLREVVETPLLHPEKFVNLGIEPPKGVLLFGPPGTGKTLCARAVANRTDACFIRVIGSELVQKYVGEGARMVRELFEMARSKKACLIFFDEIDAIGGARFDDGAGGDNEVQRTMLELINQLDGFDPRGNIKVLMATNRPDTLDPALMRPGRLDRKVEFGLPDLEGRTHIFKIHARSMSVERNIRFELLARLCPNSTGAEIRSVCTEAGMFAIRARRKVATEKDFLEAIHKVIKSYAKFSATPRYMTYN, from the exons atgcCGGACCATCTAGGAGACGATATGCGTAAGGTGAAACcggagaaagagaaggaagaaaaggaaataaaat CTCTTGACGAGGGAGATATCGCATTACTTAAAACATAC GGCCAGGGACAATACACAAAGAGCATAAAAGTCGTCGAGGAAGACATTCAGACAATAATAAAGCGCGTAAATGAATTGACGGGCATCAAAGAGTCGGACACGGGACTGGCGCCGCCTGCGCTCTGGGATTTGGCAGCGGACAAACAGACGCTGCAGAATGAGCAGCCGCTGCAAGTAGCGAGATGCACCAAAATCATAAATGCCGACTCGGATGATCCCAAGTACATAATAAATGTGAAGCAATTTGCAAAGTTCGTCGTAGATCTCGCCGACTCTGTCGCCCCCACGGATATAGAAGAGGGAATGCGCGTCGGTGTCGACCGCAATAAGTACCAAATCCACATACCTCTGCCTCCGAAGATCGATCCCACCGTCACCATGATGCAAGTAGAGGAAAAACCTGATGTCACCTACAGCGATGTGGGAGGATGCAAAGAGCAGATTGAAAAGCTTAGAGAAGTTGTTGAAACGCCACTTTTACAT CCTGAGAAATTCGTCAACCTAGGTATCGAGCCACCAAAAGGAGTCTTACTGTTCGGACCACCAGGTACGGGAAAGACACTGTGCGCTCGAGCAGTAGCAAACAGAACCGACGCTTGCTTTATTCGTGTTATCGGTTCTGAATTAGTTCAGAAATACGTTGGAGAG GGTGCTCGAATGGTCAGAGAACTGTTTGAAATGGCGCGTAGCAAGAAAGCCTGTCTAATTTTCTTTGATGAAATTGACGCGATTGGTGGTGCAAGGTTTGACGATGGCGCCGGTGGAGACAATGAGGTACAGCGTACTATGCTCGAGTTGATCAACCAGTTGGACGG GTTCGATCCGAGAGGTAACATCAAAGTACTGATGGCAACTAACAGACCAGACACTCTAGATCCGGCTTTAATGCGTCCTGGACGTTTGGACCGAAAAGTAGAATTCGGATTGCCTGATCTAGAGGGCCGAACGCATATATTCAAAATTCACGCACGTTCCATGAGCGTCGAAAGAAATATTCGGTTCGAACTACTCGCTCGATTATGTCCAAACAGCACAGGGGCTGAAATTCGCTCAGTTTGTACCGAGGCCGGCATGTTCGCAATCAGAGCGCGTCGCAAGGTAGCAACGGAGAAAGACTTCCTAGAAGCTATTCACAAAGTGATCAAATCGTACGCCAAGTTCTCCGCCACCCCGAGATACATGACCTACAATTAA
- the LOC138190716 gene encoding sodium- and chloride-dependent betaine transporter-like yields MSHICEGTVIQLGSYGPDNSMPDTDVLLVGFLASILQYLGIYYVFSCYGSMADNQGLDMSCFIWPHEVVVTAFIPTQLSLLPMAKLWIVAVFLIFFIKGVMEMTIVFTATVNSFLEAFPSVKSYRSYLVSIVTLSCFAVSLIFTTKVGGIFINDFLDFVGTLVTLLILAIMTSLILFSYSVTRLCDDIQFMYKFEPNLLMKAIFYLTPLIATYYTIYHLAVFFSLPTRINTLYDELWELEPFLILSCISLVIPLLIVGLITYGIHVRTHTVGLLFYPTKYWGCPDEEMNVTRRGFNPRRELRYKVNKPCAHICLLDNKRMEAEIRKREAIRNKLKQYGLKTLKDGV; encoded by the exons ATGTCGCACATATGCGAGGGTACCGTCATACAACTGGGAAGCTACGGCCCAGATAACTCCATGCCCGACACAGACGTCCTTCTGGTTGGCTTTCTTGCCAGCATACTGCAGTACCTTGGAATCTATTATGTCTTTTCCTGTTACGGGTCAATGGCTGATAATCAGGGCCTTGATATGAGCTGCTTCATCTGGCCAC ACGAGGTGGTCGTCACGGCTTTTATCCCAACCCAATTATCCTTGCTGCCGATGGCAAAGCTTTGGATCGTTGcggtttttttgattttttttataaaggGAGTCATGGAGATG ACCATAGTCTTCACCGCAACGGTCAATTCTTTCTTGGAAGCTTTTCCATCTGTAAAATCGTACCGGTCATATCTTGTCAGCATAGTGACGCTTTCCTGTTTTGCAGTTAGCCTTATTTTCACGACAAAG GTTGGAGGAATATTTATCAACGATTTTCTCGACTTTGTTGGAACCTTGGTGACCCTGTTGATCCTTGCGATCATGACTTCGCTTATCCTATTTTCTTACTCCGTAACACGGCTCTGCGACGATATACAATTCATGTACAAATTCGAACCGAATCTTCTCATGAAGGCCATCTTCTATTTGACGCCGCTGATTGCCACG TACTACACGATCTACCACCTCGCAGTCTTCTTCTCTCTGCCCACTAGGATAAATACTCTATATGACGAACTTTGGGAGCTTGAGCCTTTCCTGATCCTTTCCTGCATCAGCCTCGTAATTCCTCTTCTCATTGTTGGTCTAATCACGTACGGCATACACGTACGAACTCAT ACAGTGGGGCTACTATTTTATCCGACGAAATACTGGGGCTGCCCCGACGAGGAGATGAACGTAACACGACGAGGCTTCAATCCCAGGAGAGAATTGCGTTACAAGGTGAATAAGCCGTGCGCTCACATCTGTCTGCTCGACAACAAGCGAATGGAGGCGGAAATCCGAAAGAGGGAAGCTATCAGAAACAAGCTGAAACAGTACGGATTGAAAACCTTAAAAGACGGCGTTTGA
- the LOC138191417 gene encoding sodium-dependent nutrient amino acid transporter 1-like, whose amino-acid sequence MIAKRNDENDKIAEDEEERKHESISDVESENRRWDENKVFRNRLEYLAILFILQSGNNNFIVTVTKSAQYNGISFLILYYGIHHIVIAPLQCQHLFLGYYSKFGYIKIWNIFPIGYGIGASMMAFSLYTCIYWSALTGQLVLQSILIPFMPENYWTDCTYESENLPPCFELSSKPKNVDCNNTYYPGIAQYYRVSNLWRPDEKPDGIGPVNSKWVAASALVWIIVGILTTRDFGSFKGMFAKLAYSVTTIYFLMLLIDWASEGYSEKGTLLMLDFSGLFNYKVSIKLTSRCLLSFSTL is encoded by the exons ATGATTGCGAAAAGGAATGACGAAAACGACAAGATCgccgaagacgaagaagaacgGAAACACGAATCCATAAGCGACGTGGAATCT GAGAATCGGCGGTGGGATGAGAACAAGGTATTTCGAAATCGCCTGGAGTATTTGGCTATCCTCTTCATTCTGCAGTCGGGAAATAACAATTTCATCGTTACCGTTACAAAGTCCGCTCAGTATAACGGAA TATCGTTTCTGATACTCTACTACGGAATTCACCACATCGTGATAGCGCCGCTTCAATGTCAACATCTCTTCCTTGGATACTATTCAAAGTTTGGCTACATAAAGATATGGAACATCTTCCCAATCGGTTACG GCATTGGCGCGAGCATGATGGCCTTTTCTTTATACACCTGTATTTACTGGAGTGCGTTAACCGGTCAACTCGTCCTACAATCCATCCTGATACCCTTCATGCCGGAAAATTACTGGACCGATTGTACCTACGAGTCTGAAAACTTGCCACCGTGCTTCGAGCTCAGTTCAAAACCCAAAAATGTCGATTGCAACAACACCTATTATCCAGGAATCGCTCAGTACTATCG CGTGTCGAACCTCTGGCGACCGGATGAAAAACCCGACGGTATCGGTCCGGTAAACTCAAAATGGGTAGCGGCCTCAGCGCTGGTCTGGATAATCGTCGGTATTCTGACCACTCGTGACTTCGGATCGTTCAAAGGA ATGTTTGCTAAGCTCGCTTATTCCGTAACGACCATCTACTTCCTGATGCTACTAATAGATTGGGCGAGCGAGGGTTACTCGGAAAAAGGCACCCTTCTCATGCTGGACTTCAGTGGCTTGTTCAATTACAAAGTGAGCATTAAGTTGACATCACGATGTCTCCTAAGCTTTTCAACTCTTTGA
- the dib gene encoding cytochrome P450 302a1, mitochondrial, whose translation MKLRFKMLHARALRPLRLIKRFQSGVKTAQDVKPFKDIPGPRSFPVIGTLYHYLPYFGKYNFEKLHENGAKKLKQYGPLVREEIIPGVNVLWVFRPEDIEEIFRMESRERGLYPKRRSHLALEKYRTDRPAIYNTGGLLPTNGSDWWRIRREFQKGLSRPQNVRSYLQETDEVIGEFIQFSTQSKHEDFLPVLSRLYLELTCLVAFDVRLHSFSPDELHSDSRSSRLIDAANSTNTTILKLDNGPQLWRFFDTPMYRKLCKAQSFMEEVAVDMVSRKIESMKQTSSPTEKQSLLEMYLSNPNIDEKDVIGMACDMLLAGMDTLANSTSFVLYHLAKNPEVQEKLHRESINLLPTTDKPIDGDVLNNATYTKAVIKETFRMNPISVGVGRILQTDAVLNGYHVPEGTVIVTQNQVICRLEENFNDPIKFKPERWIREGEASSDAPFNPFLVIPFGHGPRSCIARRLAEQNIQIFLLRICRDLKFSWEGKLLDWVSLLINVPNVPIKLNFSRRK comes from the exons ATGAAGTTACGGTTTAAAATGCTTCACGCTCGTGCCCTGAGACCGTTGCGATTGATAAAACGATTTCAAAGCGGAGTAAAAACAGCGCAGGATGTCAAACCCTTCAAGGATATTCCGGGGCCGAGATCTTTCCCTGTAATTGGAACCCTGTATCACTATTTGCCGTATTTTG GAAAATACAATTTTGAGAAACTCCACGAGAACGGTGCGAAGAAATTGAAGCAGTACGGTCCGCTGGTTCGTGAAGAGATTATACCGGGAGTTAACGTCCTCTGGGTCTTTCGCCCTGAAGATATAGAGGAAATATTTCGCATGGAGAGTCGCGAACGAGGCTTGTATCCGAAACGAAGGAGTCATCTTGCACTGGAAAAATACCGCACCGACAGACCCGCCATTTACAATACTGGCGGTCTTCTGCCTAC TAATGGATCAGACTGGTGGAGGATTCGACGGGAATTtcaaaagggtttgagtcggCCTCAAAACGTTCGAAGTTATTTGCAAGAGACGGACGAGGTGATCGGCGAATTTATCCAGTTCAGTACGCAGTCGAAGCATGAAGATTTTCTACCTGTGTTGTCAAGACTGTACTTGGAAT TAACGTGTCTCGTGGCCTTTGACGTTAGACTGCACAGCTTTTCGCCCGATGAATTGCACAGTGATTCGCGAAGTTCGAGACTAATAGACGCGGCCAATTCCACGAACACTACTATCTTAAAGTTGGACAACGGGCCGCAGCTGTGGAGGTTCTTCGATACGCCGATGTACCGGAAATTGTGCAAAGCCCAAAGCTTCATGGAGGA aGTCGCTGTGGACATGGTGAGCAGGAAAATTGAATCGATGAAACAGACGAGCTCACCAACCGAAAAGCAATCGCTGCTTGAAATGTACCTGAGCAATCCGAACATCGACGAGAAAGATGTAATCGGAATGGCGTGCGACATGCTCCTTGCGGGAATGGACACG CTGGCGAATAGCACGTCCTTTGTGCTTTATCATCTGGCCAAAAATCCCGAAGTTCAAGAGAAGCTGCACAGAGAATCGATCAACTTGTTGCCGACGACGGACAAACCGATCGACGGCGATGTGCTGAACAACGCGACTTACACCAAGGCAGTGATCAAGGAGACATTCAGGATGAATCCGATTTCCGTTGGTGTTGGAAGGATTCTGCAAACGGACGCAGTTCTGAACGGGTATCACGTGCCGGAAGGT accGTTATCGTGACTCAGAACCAAGTGATATGCAGActtgaggaaaatttcaacgatcCGATCAAGTTCAAACCCGAACGATGGATTCGGGAGGGCGAAGCGTCATCGGATGCACCTTTCAACCCCTTTTTGGTTATTCCTTTTGGCCACGGTCCTCGATCATGTATCGCGAGACGATTGGCAGAGcagaatattcaaatattcttgCTGAGG ATCTGTCGGGACTTGAAATTCTCGTGGGAAGGAAAACTGTTGGACTGGGTTTCGCTGCTCATTAACGTACCCAACGTGCCAATAAAACTGAACTTTAGCCGTAGAAAATAA
- the LOC124210634 gene encoding venom protease-like isoform X2, producing MDLRPLFFAGIGFLAISVFGLSNGLKNLNVVETSSDVMPIQLENCSSIPAANFQCVRTEDCMDKRRPADQKFCKWEGKPTHVCCLKKRDRLMGGLARRLKREYQSYYDDDDYESSIEYFNHDHRGWRQEYYDWETPWMKDRRHAGDRTKHDFGRDYDDDSVIIENIGSRGAFDSDDAECGVLAEETNDKVPERIFYGTPVQTAASSPWMVAIGQTEPTGKPEFFCGGALLSKTIVLTAAHCVTQRSPNMVRVGELDMNSNTEPAEPQDLKIESSTIHPNYSKPRHYDDIAVVRLKTPVRYSKYVRPICLPPDDGNLYENAVVTLTGWGDVKSDGKASPLLHKVEINVITNSQCNDRYRDALKTSRNIRALPRGIIDSQMCAKDRFGGRDACQGDSGGPIVRHDGRRRIVVGIVSSGLGCGERDHPGIYTRVSRYTDWIRSFL from the exons ATGGACCTTCGACCCTTATTTTTCGCCGGAATCGGTTTTCTCGCCATCTCCGTTTTCGGCCTGTCAAACGGACTCAAGAATTTGAACGTGGTGGAAACATCGTCGGATGTGATGCCGATTCAACTGGAAAACTGCTCCAGCATCCCGGCTGCGAATTTCCAGTGCGTCAGAACCGAAGATTGCATGGACAAAAGGCGACCGGCTGACCAAAAATTCTGCAAATGGGAAGGCAAACCGACTCACGTGTGCTGCTTGAAAAAACG TGATCGTCTTATGGGGGGATTGGCCCGGAGACTTAAGCGAGAGTATCAGTCATACTACGACGATGATGACTACGAATCCTCGATAGAGTATTTCAATCACGACCATCGTGGCTGGAGGCAGGAGTACTATGACTGGGAAACGCCGTGGATGAAAGATAGGCGACATGCGGGTGACAGGACTAAGCATGATTTTGGCCGTGACTACGATGACGATTCCGTAATAATCGAAAACATAGGCTCGAGAGGTGCATTCGACAGTGACG ATGCGGAATGCGGCGTTTTGGCGGAAGAAACAAACGACAAGGTACCGGAGCGAATTTTCTACGGCACGCCCGTTCAAACAGCCGCGTCGTCTCCATGGATG GTTGCGATCGGGCAAACTGAGCCAACCGGGAAGCCAGAATTCTTTTGCGGCGGAGCTTTACTCAGCAAAACAATCGTCTTGACCGCTGCCCACTGCGTTACGCAACG GTCGCCCAACATGGTCAGAGTCGGCGAGCTGGACATGAATTCAAACACGGAACCTGCTGAGCCTCAGGACTTAAAAATCGAGTCATCGACGATTCACCCGAATTACAGCAAGCCTCGCCACTACGACGACATCGCCGTTGTCAGGCTGAAGACCCCGGTCAGGTACTCCAAGTATGTCAGACCGATATGCCTTCCTCCGGACGACGGAAATTTGTACGAGAATGCTGTAGTCACGCTGACCGGATGGGGAGACGTCAAGTCCG ACGGTAAAGCCAGTCCTTTGCTTCATAAAGTGGAGATAAACGTCATCACCAACTCTCAGTGCAACGACAGGTACAGAGATGCTTTGAAGACCAGTCGGAACATCCGGGCCTTGCCCAGGGGTATTATTGACTCTCAAATGTGCGCCAAGGACAGGTTTGGAGGCAGAGATGCGTGCCAG GGGGATTCTGGAGGGCCGATAGTCAGGCATGACGGAAGAAGACGGATCGTCGTAGGCATCGTATCGTCGGGACTTGGCTGCGGAGAAAGAGATCATCCGGGAATTTATACGCGGGTTTCGCGTTACACCGACTGGATTCGCAGCTTCTTGTAG
- the LOC124210634 gene encoding venom protease-like isoform X1: protein MDLRPLFFAGIGFLAISVFGLSNGLKNLNVVETSSDVMPIQLENCSSIPAANFQCVRTEDCMDKRRPADQKFCKWEGKPTHVCCLKKRSDRLMGGLARRLKREYQSYYDDDDYESSIEYFNHDHRGWRQEYYDWETPWMKDRRHAGDRTKHDFGRDYDDDSVIIENIGSRGAFDSDDAECGVLAEETNDKVPERIFYGTPVQTAASSPWMVAIGQTEPTGKPEFFCGGALLSKTIVLTAAHCVTQRSPNMVRVGELDMNSNTEPAEPQDLKIESSTIHPNYSKPRHYDDIAVVRLKTPVRYSKYVRPICLPPDDGNLYENAVVTLTGWGDVKSDGKASPLLHKVEINVITNSQCNDRYRDALKTSRNIRALPRGIIDSQMCAKDRFGGRDACQGDSGGPIVRHDGRRRIVVGIVSSGLGCGERDHPGIYTRVSRYTDWIRSFL, encoded by the exons ATGGACCTTCGACCCTTATTTTTCGCCGGAATCGGTTTTCTCGCCATCTCCGTTTTCGGCCTGTCAAACGGACTCAAGAATTTGAACGTGGTGGAAACATCGTCGGATGTGATGCCGATTCAACTGGAAAACTGCTCCAGCATCCCGGCTGCGAATTTCCAGTGCGTCAGAACCGAAGATTGCATGGACAAAAGGCGACCGGCTGACCAAAAATTCTGCAAATGGGAAGGCAAACCGACTCACGTGTGCTGCTTGAAAAAACG CAGTGATCGTCTTATGGGGGGATTGGCCCGGAGACTTAAGCGAGAGTATCAGTCATACTACGACGATGATGACTACGAATCCTCGATAGAGTATTTCAATCACGACCATCGTGGCTGGAGGCAGGAGTACTATGACTGGGAAACGCCGTGGATGAAAGATAGGCGACATGCGGGTGACAGGACTAAGCATGATTTTGGCCGTGACTACGATGACGATTCCGTAATAATCGAAAACATAGGCTCGAGAGGTGCATTCGACAGTGACG ATGCGGAATGCGGCGTTTTGGCGGAAGAAACAAACGACAAGGTACCGGAGCGAATTTTCTACGGCACGCCCGTTCAAACAGCCGCGTCGTCTCCATGGATG GTTGCGATCGGGCAAACTGAGCCAACCGGGAAGCCAGAATTCTTTTGCGGCGGAGCTTTACTCAGCAAAACAATCGTCTTGACCGCTGCCCACTGCGTTACGCAACG GTCGCCCAACATGGTCAGAGTCGGCGAGCTGGACATGAATTCAAACACGGAACCTGCTGAGCCTCAGGACTTAAAAATCGAGTCATCGACGATTCACCCGAATTACAGCAAGCCTCGCCACTACGACGACATCGCCGTTGTCAGGCTGAAGACCCCGGTCAGGTACTCCAAGTATGTCAGACCGATATGCCTTCCTCCGGACGACGGAAATTTGTACGAGAATGCTGTAGTCACGCTGACCGGATGGGGAGACGTCAAGTCCG ACGGTAAAGCCAGTCCTTTGCTTCATAAAGTGGAGATAAACGTCATCACCAACTCTCAGTGCAACGACAGGTACAGAGATGCTTTGAAGACCAGTCGGAACATCCGGGCCTTGCCCAGGGGTATTATTGACTCTCAAATGTGCGCCAAGGACAGGTTTGGAGGCAGAGATGCGTGCCAG GGGGATTCTGGAGGGCCGATAGTCAGGCATGACGGAAGAAGACGGATCGTCGTAGGCATCGTATCGTCGGGACTTGGCTGCGGAGAAAGAGATCATCCGGGAATTTATACGCGGGTTTCGCGTTACACCGACTGGATTCGCAGCTTCTTGTAG
- the LOC124210635 gene encoding retinol dehydrogenase 12-like, with protein sequence MWPFSSSCRSKARLTGKTVIITGANTGIGKETARDLYWRGAKVILACRNVDKANAAVEELKAVPPSDPKREQFIGGPGELVVCKLDLTSLASVREFARRVYETELFVDVLVNNAGVMMCPKGVTEDGFEIQFGTNHLGHFLLTLLLLPLMVPDRKDSDNRSRIINVSSAAHARGQLDFEDLMLEKSYAPFKAYCQRKLANVLFTRELTRRLRETDITGVNVYALHPGVIDSELARHFQQTISRGLRLVFGFFRTFIKSVEQGAQTTIHCAVDEAAAEQTGLYYSECAVRQPSPGALDYEKAAILWKESVKFVGLPSENLVEIMEHVTKEFRSPGTVDETDKLSQEPCTSE encoded by the exons ATGTGGCCGTTCAGTAGCTCCTGTCGAAGCAAGGCGCGGTTGACTGGAAAAACTGTTATAATAACAGGGGCTAACACAGGCATTGGAAAAGAAACGGCGAGGGATCTTTACTGGCGAG GTGCTAAAGTCATCTTGGCCTGCAGAAACGTTGACAAGGCCAACGCCGCTGTGGAGGAACTTAAAGCCGTCCCACCTTCCGA TCCAAAACGAGAACAATTCATTGGCGGGCCCGGTGAACTCGTTGTCTGCAAATTGGATCTGACTAGTTTGGCCAGTGTCAGAGAGTTCGCGAGACGCGTATACGAGACGGAGTTGTTCGTCGACGTCCTCGTCAACAACGCTGGGGTTATGATGTGCCCGAAAGGGGTCACGGAGGATGGCTTTGAGATACAATTCGGCACCAATCACCTCGGCCACTTCCTATTGACGCTGTTACTCCTGCCATTGATGGTTCCCGATCGGAAAGACTCTGATAACCGTTCCAGGATAATCAACGTTTCGTCGGCGGCTCATGCGC GAGGTCAACTCGACTTCGAAGATCTAATGTTGGAGAAGTCTTACGCCCCCTTCAAAGCCTACTGCCAAAGAAAGTTGGCCAATGTGTTGTTCACGCGAGAATTGACTCGTCGATTGAGAG AGACGGACATCACCGGTGTCAATGTCTACGCTCTCCATCCAGGAGTCATCGACTCTGAATTAGCCCGCCATTTTCAGCAAACCATCTCCCGAGGTTTGAGATTAGTTTTCGGATTCTTCCGGACGTTCATTAAATCTGTTGAACAGGGTGCCCAGACGACCATTCATTGCGCCGTTGACGAAGCTGCAGCCGAGCAGACGGGACTTTATTACTC AGAGTGTGCGGTACGCCAGCCTTCACCCGGCGCATTGGACTATGAAAAGGCCGCCATACTTTGGAAAGAAAGTGTAAAGTTCGTTGGACTTCCTAGCGAGAATCTGGTGGAAATAATGGAGCATGTTACCAAGGAATTTCGTTCTCCCGGTACGGTCGATGAAACCGATAAACTCTCACAGGAACCTTGCACTTCGGAATGA
- the LOC124210636 gene encoding retinol dehydrogenase 11-like, which translates to MPLFSQYCKSKSRLEGKTVVITGANTGIGKETAWNLYRRGARVIMACRDLVKAQAALEDVKKTLPSKPNKEEFKGEPGELVIQKLDLNSLDSVRECAKKILETEPAIHILINNAGVMMCPKGVTEDGFETQLGTNHLGHFLFTLLLLPMIIQSRKDSDPCCRIINVSSLAHRLSTGINFNDLMSEKSYGAISAYCQSKLANVLFTRELAHRLKEANIKGVNTYSLHPGVIKSELSRHLDDSFFRGVRFLYSLVGFMIKTVEQGAQTTLHCALDEQAANETGLYYRECAAVSPSSSAMNKEMAARLWDESVKLVGLPTNDLTELIEKIPTEYVR; encoded by the exons ATGCCGCTCTTTAGTCAATATTGTAAAAGCAAGTCTCGATTGGAAGGTAAAACCGTGGTTATAACCGGTGCCAATACTGGTATTGGCAAGGAAACTGCGTGGAATCTGTACAGAAGAG GGGCTCGGGTAATCATGGCGTGCAGAGATCTTGTCAAGGCCCAGGCAGCGCTGGAGGATGTAAAAAAAACCTTACCTTCCAA GCCTAACAAGGAAGAGTTCAAAGGAGAGCCGGGTGAACTTGTTATTCAAAAACTGGATCTGAACAGTTTGGACAGTGTCAGAGAGtgtgcgaaaaaaatattggaaaccGAGCCAGCCATTCACATCCTAATCAACAATGCCGGGGTCATGATGTGTCCGAAAGGGGTCACGGAAGACGGCTTCGAGACTCAGTTGGGCACCAATCACCTCGGCCATTTCCTCTTCACCTTGCTCTTGTTGCCGATGATCATTCAGAGTCGAAAGGACTCTGATCCTTGTTGCAGGATCATTAATGTTTCGTCTCTGGCTCACAGGT TGTCAACTGGTATCAATTTCAATGATCTGATGTCGGAAAAATCGTACGGTGCCATATCGGCTTACTGCCAGAGCAAGTTGGCCAACGTGCTCTTTACTCGAGAATTAGCTCACCGACTGAAAG AGGCGAATATCAAAGGTGTCAACACTTACTCACTTCATCCAGGAGTCATAAAATCAGAGCTCAGCCGTCATCTCGATGACTCTTTCTTCCGTGGTGTGCGATTTTTGTACAGTCTAGTGGGCTTCATGATAAAGACCGTTGAACAGGGCGCCCAAACAACCCTCCATTGCGCCCTCGACGAGCAGGCTGCTAACGAGACCGGCCTCTATTACAG gGAGTGTGCCGCAGTCTCACCTTCGTCGTCAGCAATGAACAAGGAAATGGCCGCCAGACTTTGGGACGAGAGTGTGAAGCTTGTCGGTCTCCCAACGAATGATTTAACCGAACTGATCGAGAAAATTCCCACCGAGTATGTCAGGTAA